In one Dermochelys coriacea isolate rDerCor1 chromosome 20, rDerCor1.pri.v4, whole genome shotgun sequence genomic region, the following are encoded:
- the SENP1 gene encoding sentrin-specific protease 1 isoform X3: protein MDEIADPMRMEAGDATLANHNSIFKAFPLQQTAIPGDQFSLSDDKFLPNKFGSLERSFTCSTGSASSNPSYYSEVPSSESYRVSGELRTLGPSANGQWRGLVPTLGSMLQKPRVSRNLYLDTRKTPSGMSNSFVGKSNHHCHISAYEKTFPIKPVTSPSCRRSLLSPKKTQRRFVSTAEETVREEEREIYRQLLQVVTGKQFSTSKPASPFLHLSRCLSSSKNVVKETPCKNAKPFEMYSLAPGCQSASVLGTQEQPSHKPPPYPVSSYPSNVTFESDNTSTQHQQDNLPASNAQSEASDSVIVLKVKDSRTPTPSLPFFQAELWIKELTSVYDSRARERWRQIEEQKALALQLQSQRLQEQEHLIQDPVDLNLRVPLEKEIPVTVLPEEKENAKSADNEEEFPEITEEMEKEIKSVFRSGNQDEILSEAFRLTITRKDIQTLNNLNWLNDEVIDFRKKTITYYDSMGGINNEACRILLRLFWLNALGGSHREEGTEVLFMEIPQQMNGSDCGMFACKYADCITKERPINFTQQHMPYFRKRMAWEILHRKLL, encoded by the exons ATGAGATTGCTGATCCTATGAGGATGGAAGCTGGTGACGCAACGTTGGCTAATCACAACTCGATATTCAAGGCCTTTCCTCTACAACAGACTGCTATTCCAGGGGATCAGTTTTCACTGTCTGATGACAAG ttTTTACCAAATAAGTTTGGCAGTTTGGAGAGATCTTTTACATGCTCCACGGGAAGTGCATCATCTAATCCAAGTTACTACTCAG AAGTTCCATCCTCTGAGAGTTACCGGGTGTCGGGAGAATTGAGAACGTTGGGACCAAGTGCCAACGGACAGTGGAGGGGTTTGGTACCCACCCTGGGTTCTATGTTACAGAAACCTAGAGTGAGTCGAAACTTGTATCTCGACACTCGCAAAACTCCAAG TGGAATGTCAAATAGTTTTGTAGGGAAGTCAAACCATCATTGCCACATATCTGCCTATGAAAAAACGTTTCCAATCAAGCCCGTTACAAGTCCCTCATGCCGTCGCAGCCTGCTAAGCCCCAAGAAAACTCAGAGGAGATTTGTCAGCACTGCAGAAGAG ACAGTTCGAGAGGAAGAGCGAGAGATCTACAGGCAGCTGCTTCAAGTGGTCACAGGAAAACAGTTCTCAACATCCAAGCCAGCCTCGCCTTTCCTCCACCT GTCCAGATGTTTGAGTTCCAGTAAAAACGTAGTGAAAGAAACCCCATGCAAGAATGCAAAACCATTTGAAATGTACAGCCTCGCTCCAGGCTGCCAGTCAGCTAGTGTTCTGGGAACACAGGAGCAGCCATCACACAAGCCACCACCGTATCCTGTATCCAGTTATCCGTCAAATGTTACTTTTGAGTCCGATAATACCAGCACTCAGCATCAGCAAGATAATCTACCAGCATCCAACGCCCAGTCTGAAG CATCCGACTCAGTCATTGTGCTCAAGGTAAAAGATTCCAGAACTCCGACTCCAAG CCTCCCTTTCTTTCAAGCAGAATTGTGGATCAAAGAATT AACCAGCGTCTACGATTCACGAGCTCGGGAGAGATGGCGTCAAATAGAAGAGCAGAAAGCTTTGGCattgcagctgcagagccag AGATTGCAGGAGCAGGAACACTTGATACAGGATCCAGTGGATTTGAATCTTCGAGTGCCTCTTGAGAAAGAGATCCCTGTCACAGTTCTCCCAGAAGAGAAAGAGAATGCTAAATCAGCTGATAATGAAGAGGAATTCCCTGAAATCACAGAG GAAATGGAGAAGGAAATCAAGAGCGTATTCCGCAGTGGAAACCAGGATGAGATCCTGAGCGAAGCTTTTCGGTTAACGATAACCCGGAAAGACATTCAGACTTTGAACAACCTGAACTGGCTTAATGATGAG GTTATAGACTTCAGGAAGAAAACCATCACCTATTACGATTCCATGGGTGGAATAAACAACGAAGCCTGCAGGATACTGTT GAGGCTTTTTTGGTTGAATGCACTGGGAGGATCACACCGGGAAGAGGGGACGGAGGTCCTATTCATG GAAATCCCTCAACAAATGAATGGCAGCGACTGTGGAATGTTTGCCTGCAAATACGCGGACTGCATTACCAAAGAGAGACCGATCAATTTCACTCAG cAACACATGCCCTACTTCCGCAAGCGGATGGCCTGGGAGATCCTCCATCGCAAGCTGTTATGA
- the SENP1 gene encoding sentrin-specific protease 1 isoform X4, with protein sequence MDEIADPMRMEAGDATLANHNSIFKAFPLQQTAIPGDQFSLSDDKFLPNKFGSLERSFTCSTGSASSNPSYYSEVPSSESYRVSGELRTLGPSANGQWRGLVPTLGSMLQKPRVSRNLYLDTRKTPSGMSNSFVGKSNHHCHISAYEKTFPIKPVTSPSCRRSLLSPKKTQRRFVSTAEETVREEEREIYRQLLQVVTGKQFSTSKPASPFLHLSRCLSSSKNVVKETPCKNAKPFEMYSLAPGCQSASVLGTQEQPSHKPPPYPVSSYPSNVTFESDNTSTQHQQDNLPASNAQSEASDSVIVLKVKDSRTPTPSLPFFQAELWIKELTSVYDSRARERWRQIEEQKALALQLQSQRLQEQEHLIQDPVDLNLRVPLEKEIPVTVLPEEKENAKSADNEEEFPEITEEMEKEIKSVFRSGNQDEILSEAFRLTITRKDIQTLNNLNWLNDEIINFYMNLLMERSKEKGLPTVHAFNTFFFTKLKTAGYQAVKRWTKKVDVFSVDVLLVPIHLGVHWCLAVIDFRKKTITYYDSMGGINNEACRILLQYLKQESLDKKRKEFDANGWLLLSKKSQEIPQQMNGSDCGMFACKYADCITKERPINFTQQHMPYFRKRMAWEILHRKLL encoded by the exons ATGAGATTGCTGATCCTATGAGGATGGAAGCTGGTGACGCAACGTTGGCTAATCACAACTCGATATTCAAGGCCTTTCCTCTACAACAGACTGCTATTCCAGGGGATCAGTTTTCACTGTCTGATGACAAG ttTTTACCAAATAAGTTTGGCAGTTTGGAGAGATCTTTTACATGCTCCACGGGAAGTGCATCATCTAATCCAAGTTACTACTCAG AAGTTCCATCCTCTGAGAGTTACCGGGTGTCGGGAGAATTGAGAACGTTGGGACCAAGTGCCAACGGACAGTGGAGGGGTTTGGTACCCACCCTGGGTTCTATGTTACAGAAACCTAGAGTGAGTCGAAACTTGTATCTCGACACTCGCAAAACTCCAAG TGGAATGTCAAATAGTTTTGTAGGGAAGTCAAACCATCATTGCCACATATCTGCCTATGAAAAAACGTTTCCAATCAAGCCCGTTACAAGTCCCTCATGCCGTCGCAGCCTGCTAAGCCCCAAGAAAACTCAGAGGAGATTTGTCAGCACTGCAGAAGAG ACAGTTCGAGAGGAAGAGCGAGAGATCTACAGGCAGCTGCTTCAAGTGGTCACAGGAAAACAGTTCTCAACATCCAAGCCAGCCTCGCCTTTCCTCCACCT GTCCAGATGTTTGAGTTCCAGTAAAAACGTAGTGAAAGAAACCCCATGCAAGAATGCAAAACCATTTGAAATGTACAGCCTCGCTCCAGGCTGCCAGTCAGCTAGTGTTCTGGGAACACAGGAGCAGCCATCACACAAGCCACCACCGTATCCTGTATCCAGTTATCCGTCAAATGTTACTTTTGAGTCCGATAATACCAGCACTCAGCATCAGCAAGATAATCTACCAGCATCCAACGCCCAGTCTGAAG CATCCGACTCAGTCATTGTGCTCAAGGTAAAAGATTCCAGAACTCCGACTCCAAG CCTCCCTTTCTTTCAAGCAGAATTGTGGATCAAAGAATT AACCAGCGTCTACGATTCACGAGCTCGGGAGAGATGGCGTCAAATAGAAGAGCAGAAAGCTTTGGCattgcagctgcagagccag AGATTGCAGGAGCAGGAACACTTGATACAGGATCCAGTGGATTTGAATCTTCGAGTGCCTCTTGAGAAAGAGATCCCTGTCACAGTTCTCCCAGAAGAGAAAGAGAATGCTAAATCAGCTGATAATGAAGAGGAATTCCCTGAAATCACAGAG GAAATGGAGAAGGAAATCAAGAGCGTATTCCGCAGTGGAAACCAGGATGAGATCCTGAGCGAAGCTTTTCGGTTAACGATAACCCGGAAAGACATTCAGACTTTGAACAACCTGAACTGGCTTAATGATGAG ATAATTAATTTCTACATGAATTTGCTGATGGAGCGAAGCAAAGAGAAGGGGTTGCCAACAGTTCATGCATTTAATACCTTCTTTTTTACCAAATTAAAAACTGCTGGGTACCAAGCAGTGAAACGGTGGACAAAAAAAGTAGATGTTTTCTCTGTGGATGTTCTCTTGGTGCCTATTCATCTTGGAGTCCATTGGTGCCTAGCC GTTATAGACTTCAGGAAGAAAACCATCACCTATTACGATTCCATGGGTGGAATAAACAACGAAGCCTGCAGGATACTGTT GCAATACTTAAAACAGGAAAGTCTTGACAAAAAACGGAAAGAATTTGATGCTAACGGCTGGTTGTTGCTCAGCAAGAAGAGTCAG GAAATCCCTCAACAAATGAATGGCAGCGACTGTGGAATGTTTGCCTGCAAATACGCGGACTGCATTACCAAAGAGAGACCGATCAATTTCACTCAG cAACACATGCCCTACTTCCGCAAGCGGATGGCCTGGGAGATCCTCCATCGCAAGCTGTTATGA
- the SENP1 gene encoding sentrin-specific protease 1 isoform X1, whose translation MDEIADPMRMEAGDATLANHNSIFKAFPLQQTAIPGDQFSLSDDKFLPNKFGSLERSFTCSTGSASSNPSYYSEVPSSESYRVSGELRTLGPSANGQWRGLVPTLGSMLQKPRVSRNLYLDTRKTPSGMSNSFVGKSNHHCHISAYEKTFPIKPVTSPSCRRSLLSPKKTQRRFVSTAEETVREEEREIYRQLLQVVTGKQFSTSKPASPFLHLSRCLSSSKNVVKETPCKNAKPFEMYSLAPGCQSASVLGTQEQPSHKPPPYPVSSYPSNVTFESDNTSTQHQQDNLPASNAQSEASDSVIVLKVKDSRTPTPSLPFFQAELWIKELTSVYDSRARERWRQIEEQKALALQLQSQRLQEQEHLIQDPVDLNLRVPLEKEIPVTVLPEEKENAKSADNEEEFPEITEEMEKEIKSVFRSGNQDEILSEAFRLTITRKDIQTLNNLNWLNDEIINFYMNLLMERSKEKGLPTVHAFNTFFFTKLKTAGYQAVKRWTKKVDVFSVDVLLVPIHLGVHWCLAVIDFRKKTITYYDSMGGINNEACRILLRLFWLNALGGSHREEGTEVLFMEIPQQMNGSDCGMFACKYADCITKERPINFTQQHMPYFRKRMAWEILHRKLL comes from the exons ATGAGATTGCTGATCCTATGAGGATGGAAGCTGGTGACGCAACGTTGGCTAATCACAACTCGATATTCAAGGCCTTTCCTCTACAACAGACTGCTATTCCAGGGGATCAGTTTTCACTGTCTGATGACAAG ttTTTACCAAATAAGTTTGGCAGTTTGGAGAGATCTTTTACATGCTCCACGGGAAGTGCATCATCTAATCCAAGTTACTACTCAG AAGTTCCATCCTCTGAGAGTTACCGGGTGTCGGGAGAATTGAGAACGTTGGGACCAAGTGCCAACGGACAGTGGAGGGGTTTGGTACCCACCCTGGGTTCTATGTTACAGAAACCTAGAGTGAGTCGAAACTTGTATCTCGACACTCGCAAAACTCCAAG TGGAATGTCAAATAGTTTTGTAGGGAAGTCAAACCATCATTGCCACATATCTGCCTATGAAAAAACGTTTCCAATCAAGCCCGTTACAAGTCCCTCATGCCGTCGCAGCCTGCTAAGCCCCAAGAAAACTCAGAGGAGATTTGTCAGCACTGCAGAAGAG ACAGTTCGAGAGGAAGAGCGAGAGATCTACAGGCAGCTGCTTCAAGTGGTCACAGGAAAACAGTTCTCAACATCCAAGCCAGCCTCGCCTTTCCTCCACCT GTCCAGATGTTTGAGTTCCAGTAAAAACGTAGTGAAAGAAACCCCATGCAAGAATGCAAAACCATTTGAAATGTACAGCCTCGCTCCAGGCTGCCAGTCAGCTAGTGTTCTGGGAACACAGGAGCAGCCATCACACAAGCCACCACCGTATCCTGTATCCAGTTATCCGTCAAATGTTACTTTTGAGTCCGATAATACCAGCACTCAGCATCAGCAAGATAATCTACCAGCATCCAACGCCCAGTCTGAAG CATCCGACTCAGTCATTGTGCTCAAGGTAAAAGATTCCAGAACTCCGACTCCAAG CCTCCCTTTCTTTCAAGCAGAATTGTGGATCAAAGAATT AACCAGCGTCTACGATTCACGAGCTCGGGAGAGATGGCGTCAAATAGAAGAGCAGAAAGCTTTGGCattgcagctgcagagccag AGATTGCAGGAGCAGGAACACTTGATACAGGATCCAGTGGATTTGAATCTTCGAGTGCCTCTTGAGAAAGAGATCCCTGTCACAGTTCTCCCAGAAGAGAAAGAGAATGCTAAATCAGCTGATAATGAAGAGGAATTCCCTGAAATCACAGAG GAAATGGAGAAGGAAATCAAGAGCGTATTCCGCAGTGGAAACCAGGATGAGATCCTGAGCGAAGCTTTTCGGTTAACGATAACCCGGAAAGACATTCAGACTTTGAACAACCTGAACTGGCTTAATGATGAG ATAATTAATTTCTACATGAATTTGCTGATGGAGCGAAGCAAAGAGAAGGGGTTGCCAACAGTTCATGCATTTAATACCTTCTTTTTTACCAAATTAAAAACTGCTGGGTACCAAGCAGTGAAACGGTGGACAAAAAAAGTAGATGTTTTCTCTGTGGATGTTCTCTTGGTGCCTATTCATCTTGGAGTCCATTGGTGCCTAGCC GTTATAGACTTCAGGAAGAAAACCATCACCTATTACGATTCCATGGGTGGAATAAACAACGAAGCCTGCAGGATACTGTT GAGGCTTTTTTGGTTGAATGCACTGGGAGGATCACACCGGGAAGAGGGGACGGAGGTCCTATTCATG GAAATCCCTCAACAAATGAATGGCAGCGACTGTGGAATGTTTGCCTGCAAATACGCGGACTGCATTACCAAAGAGAGACCGATCAATTTCACTCAG cAACACATGCCCTACTTCCGCAAGCGGATGGCCTGGGAGATCCTCCATCGCAAGCTGTTATGA
- the SENP1 gene encoding sentrin-specific protease 1 isoform X2 has product MDEIADPMRMEAGDATLANHNSIFKAFPLQQTAIPGDQFSLSDDKFLPNKFGSLERSFTCSTGSASSNPSYYSEVPSSESYRVSGELRTLGPSANGQWRGLVPTLGSMLQKPRVSRNLYLDTRKTPSGMSNSFVGKSNHHCHISAYEKTFPIKPVTSPSCRRSLLSPKKTQRRFVSTAEETVREEEREIYRQLLQVVTGKQFSTSKPASPFLHLSRCLSSSKNVVKETPCKNAKPFEMYSLAPGCQSASVLGTQEQPSHKPPPYPVSSYPSNVTFESDNTSTQHQQDNLPASNAQSEASDSVIVLKVKDSRTPTPSLPFFQAELWIKELTSVYDSRARERWRQIEEQKALALQLQSQRLQEQEHLIQDPVDLNLRVPLEKEIPVTVLPEEKENAKSADNEEEFPEITEEMEKEIKSVFRSGNQDEILSEAFRLTITRKDIQTLNNLNWLNDEVIDFRKKTITYYDSMGGINNEACRILLQYLKQESLDKKRKEFDANGWLLLSKKSQEIPQQMNGSDCGMFACKYADCITKERPINFTQQHMPYFRKRMAWEILHRKLL; this is encoded by the exons ATGAGATTGCTGATCCTATGAGGATGGAAGCTGGTGACGCAACGTTGGCTAATCACAACTCGATATTCAAGGCCTTTCCTCTACAACAGACTGCTATTCCAGGGGATCAGTTTTCACTGTCTGATGACAAG ttTTTACCAAATAAGTTTGGCAGTTTGGAGAGATCTTTTACATGCTCCACGGGAAGTGCATCATCTAATCCAAGTTACTACTCAG AAGTTCCATCCTCTGAGAGTTACCGGGTGTCGGGAGAATTGAGAACGTTGGGACCAAGTGCCAACGGACAGTGGAGGGGTTTGGTACCCACCCTGGGTTCTATGTTACAGAAACCTAGAGTGAGTCGAAACTTGTATCTCGACACTCGCAAAACTCCAAG TGGAATGTCAAATAGTTTTGTAGGGAAGTCAAACCATCATTGCCACATATCTGCCTATGAAAAAACGTTTCCAATCAAGCCCGTTACAAGTCCCTCATGCCGTCGCAGCCTGCTAAGCCCCAAGAAAACTCAGAGGAGATTTGTCAGCACTGCAGAAGAG ACAGTTCGAGAGGAAGAGCGAGAGATCTACAGGCAGCTGCTTCAAGTGGTCACAGGAAAACAGTTCTCAACATCCAAGCCAGCCTCGCCTTTCCTCCACCT GTCCAGATGTTTGAGTTCCAGTAAAAACGTAGTGAAAGAAACCCCATGCAAGAATGCAAAACCATTTGAAATGTACAGCCTCGCTCCAGGCTGCCAGTCAGCTAGTGTTCTGGGAACACAGGAGCAGCCATCACACAAGCCACCACCGTATCCTGTATCCAGTTATCCGTCAAATGTTACTTTTGAGTCCGATAATACCAGCACTCAGCATCAGCAAGATAATCTACCAGCATCCAACGCCCAGTCTGAAG CATCCGACTCAGTCATTGTGCTCAAGGTAAAAGATTCCAGAACTCCGACTCCAAG CCTCCCTTTCTTTCAAGCAGAATTGTGGATCAAAGAATT AACCAGCGTCTACGATTCACGAGCTCGGGAGAGATGGCGTCAAATAGAAGAGCAGAAAGCTTTGGCattgcagctgcagagccag AGATTGCAGGAGCAGGAACACTTGATACAGGATCCAGTGGATTTGAATCTTCGAGTGCCTCTTGAGAAAGAGATCCCTGTCACAGTTCTCCCAGAAGAGAAAGAGAATGCTAAATCAGCTGATAATGAAGAGGAATTCCCTGAAATCACAGAG GAAATGGAGAAGGAAATCAAGAGCGTATTCCGCAGTGGAAACCAGGATGAGATCCTGAGCGAAGCTTTTCGGTTAACGATAACCCGGAAAGACATTCAGACTTTGAACAACCTGAACTGGCTTAATGATGAG GTTATAGACTTCAGGAAGAAAACCATCACCTATTACGATTCCATGGGTGGAATAAACAACGAAGCCTGCAGGATACTGTT GCAATACTTAAAACAGGAAAGTCTTGACAAAAAACGGAAAGAATTTGATGCTAACGGCTGGTTGTTGCTCAGCAAGAAGAGTCAG GAAATCCCTCAACAAATGAATGGCAGCGACTGTGGAATGTTTGCCTGCAAATACGCGGACTGCATTACCAAAGAGAGACCGATCAATTTCACTCAG cAACACATGCCCTACTTCCGCAAGCGGATGGCCTGGGAGATCCTCCATCGCAAGCTGTTATGA